From a single Erpetoichthys calabaricus chromosome 1, fErpCal1.3, whole genome shotgun sequence genomic region:
- the tmem230a gene encoding transmembrane protein 230a: MMPTRSSVSAGIPSSKVKYSKLSDNDDGYIDLQFKKSPPKVPYKAIALAAVLFLIGSLLIIIGALLLTGYIHVSSPDRTFPVLIIGILVFLPGFYHLRIAYYASKGYRGYSYEDIPDFDD; the protein is encoded by the exons ATGATGCCAACTCGTAGCAGTGTTTCTGCGGGCATTCCAAGCAGTAAAGTGAAGTACTCAAAGTTGTCAGACAATGATGATGGCTACATTGACTTACAG TTTAAAAAGAGTCCTCCCAAAGTACCTTACAAAGCAATTGCCTTAGCAGCAGTACTTTTTTTGATTGGCTCCCTTCTTATCATCATTGGAGCTCTCCTCCTCACTGGTTACATTCATGTTTCG aGTCCTGACCGAACGTTTCCAGTTCTTATAATTGGTATTCTGGTCTTCTTGCCTGGGTTTTATCATCTACGTATTGCCTACTATGCTTCAAAAGGCTACCGTGGCTACTCATATGAGGATATCCCAGACTTTGATGATTGA